One stretch of Armigeres subalbatus isolate Guangzhou_Male chromosome 2, GZ_Asu_2, whole genome shotgun sequence DNA includes these proteins:
- the LOC134214955 gene encoding uncharacterized protein LOC134214955: MASSSYVISVVLCAFFLQLHGIPLPGSEGSSGIHPLSTLFNPDVGDYWSGGNETLETNSTNGTHKDLYVIKAVVYEIGILVDAPDNDTEEIGDDPITEQQVDLTFFSHDSNKTHINLGDIPVPVATSVNGQVLTGIAPVHVGAISDLHDLVATLPITGTIVNITQSNSSYVTLTQKDIDEIEKEQDDGVNVADLAKLPLEASSHPLIPNELDNVVLNLAATGKN; this comes from the exons ATGGCTTCATCGTCCTACGTGATATCAGTCGTGTTGTGCGCATTCTTTCTTCAGTTGCATGGAATTCCACTACCCGGTAGCGAAGGAAGTAGTGGCATTCATCCTTTGAGCACATTATTTAACCCGGACGTTGGTGATTACTGGAGTGGGGGAAATGAAACACTGGAAACCAACAGCACCAACGGAACCCACAAGGATCT CTATGTCATCAAAGCCGTAGTCTATGAAATCGGAATTCTAGTCGACGCCCCTGACAATGATACGGAGGAAATCGGAGATGACCCCATCAC GGAGCAACAAGTGGATCTGACCTTCTTCAGTCACGATTCGAACAAAACCCACATTAATTTGGGCGACATCCCGGTACCGGTTGCAACCAGTGTCAACGGACAGGTGCTGACTGGCATCGCACCGGTTCATGTCGGAGCAATTTCGGATCTGCACGATCTGGTGGCGACGCTGCCCATCACGGGTACCATTGTCAACATCACCCAGTCGAACAGTTCCTATGTGACGCTCACGCAGAAGGACATCGACGAAATTGAAAAAGAACAAGACGACGGCGTCAACGTGGCGGACCTTGCGAAGCTCCCACTCGAAGCATCCAGTCATCCGCTGATACCGAATGAGCTTGACAATGTTGTGTTAAATCTGGCGGCGACCGGGAAGAATTAG
- the LOC134214954 gene encoding uncharacterized protein LOC134214954 has product MDAVRQDLGDELIMKLNDEQINTVETFLLLTQDMVMRDLGLKLGSWLRIDRAQQALRSEGCSTTPLQDSTNKKRHTMDEDIQISPSEIKGILESELSCQKLLYGKLAEGRALQKNEKNLICRTICPKVFNSAMKTGRKITPNEKQKLAKAIVEAFDCLKCDTPGKPVEAEFFWKCNGEDKGSHTGFIQNWIRNYKSKSNPAKRIRQQKLKLSDEEVNACEELCATEFTPELYPRVMQLLTTTFRYRQSIRASNKSSSEILSEFPCLLDEDAIHQEFELMFPNQQNATSFESIIPLCLMLKHEFDEIANDGIRALAKISSELTQQGARKSDPEDLPPIEDFLSVFVRWRQEDKNLDYFLTNLVDTAPYVFCDTFSFAEGVYYAIINGTALHIGHSFLPALDVVLKSYKIFNYPVPSKAKKVLSFFDILVYDVCKFSRAASVNNLCEKIRKSIRPASS; this is encoded by the exons ATGGATGCAGTGCGCCAAGACCTGGGTGACGAGCTAATCATGAAATTGAATG ATGAACAGATAAACACTGTAGAAACGTTCCTTCTACTGACTCAGGACATGGTTATGCGTGATCTCGGATTAAAACTTGGCTCATGGTTACGGATAGACAGAGCTCAGCAGGCATTGCGAAGTGAAGGTTGCTCGACGACTCCTCTGCAGGATTCAACCAATAAGAAACGACACACAATGGATGAGGACATTCAAATAAGTCCTTCAGAAATCAAGGGTATCCTTGAATCGGAGCTAAGCTGCCAGAAATTGTTGTACGGGAAGCTTGCAGAAGGGCGAGCGCTTCAGAAAAACGAGAAAAATCTAATCTGCCGTACAATTTGTCCCAAAGTATTCAACAGTGCGATGAAAACTGGAAG AAAGATCACTCCTAACGAGAAACAAAAGTTGGCGAAAGCCATCGTTGAAGCTTTCGATTGTCTGAAATGCGATACTCCGGGGAAACCAGTTGAA GccgaattcttttggaaatgtaaCGGCGAAGATAAAGGATCTCACACTGGATTTATTCAAAATTGGATCCGAAActacaaatcaaaatcaaacccAGCTAAGCGGATTCGTCAGCAGAAATTAAAGTTATCTGATGAAGAAGTTAACGCTTGCGAGGAACTATGCGCTACAGAGTTCACCCCAGAATTATATCCACGTGTAATGCAGCTACTGACAACAACTTTCCGGTACAGGCAATCGATAAGAGCCTCTAACAAATCAAGTTCTGAAATTTTGTCCGAATTTCCATGTTTATTGGATGAAGACGCG ATCCATCAGGAATTTGAGCTCATGTTTCCAAACCAGCAAAACGCAACAAGCTTCGAGTCCATTATTCCGTTGTGTTTAATGCTCAAGCATGAATTCGATGAAATTGCGAATG ATGGAATTCGAGCTTTAGCTAAAATTTCCTCTGAGCTTACACAACAAGGCGCACGTAAATCAGACCCAGAAGATCTACCACCGATTGAGGACTTCTTATCAGTTTTTGTCCGATGGCGTCAGGAGGACAAAAATTTGGACTACTTCTTAACTAATTTGGTTGACACAGCGCCTTATGTCTTCTGTGACACTTTCTCTTTCGCAGAGGGTGTATACTATGCGATAATCAACGGTACAGCTTTGCATATCGGGCATAGTTTTCTCCCGGCTTTGGATGTCGTACTTAAGTCGTATAAGATCTTCAACTATCCAGTTCCATCCAAAGCAAAGAAAGTTCTCAGTTTCTTTGATATACTTGTTTACGATGTATGTAAATTTAGCCGCGCTGCTTCTGTTAATAATTTATGCGAAAAAATACGGAAATCAATAAGGCCGGCATCCTCATAA